Proteins encoded together in one Corynebacterium liangguodongii window:
- a CDS encoding lipase family protein translates to MNFARHLTTTGLAAVLGLSALATPAADAQDLSSGLNHAVNTPTDAPIAGYDPFYDDPVPPEQLGSPGTMLRTKPAPHLLNVLGPDFPGHAKKILYTSTTVHGDPVATSGFVIEPANPWRGNGPTPTVVFAPGTRGSGDACAPSRGPWMTAQFNTTNGALGLNYELHSYEAAALLGMRVVVVDYIGLGTPGAHTYVLHDEEAHAVLDAARAVVPAGDPIAFYGYSQGGGAAAAAAELAPSYAPELNIKGTYAGAPPADLLATLDGVDNSAITAVLGYAANGWGERYPEIRDYFSSHANQQGRQFFAATSDSCITVDALRWQGTHTATLTTSGESLGTLLRNDPRMTKLFVDQHLGTVAPPTPIMVSTPGNDDLVPSGQVTQLARDYCAAGAQVTYLNENIPPLSPGTKLGANHAAGVLTQLGGSFMWILDRFNGVPMQSNCGTF, encoded by the coding sequence ATGAATTTCGCGCGACACTTAACGACGACAGGCCTCGCCGCCGTACTCGGTCTCTCTGCACTGGCCACCCCAGCTGCCGATGCTCAGGACCTCTCCAGCGGGCTCAACCACGCAGTGAACACGCCGACCGACGCCCCCATCGCCGGCTACGACCCCTTCTACGACGACCCTGTCCCACCCGAGCAGCTAGGCTCCCCAGGCACCATGCTGCGCACCAAACCCGCCCCGCACCTCCTCAACGTTCTAGGCCCGGATTTCCCCGGCCACGCCAAGAAAATCCTCTACACCTCCACCACCGTCCACGGCGATCCGGTAGCCACCTCCGGCTTCGTCATCGAACCAGCCAACCCCTGGCGCGGCAACGGCCCCACCCCCACCGTCGTTTTCGCCCCCGGCACCCGCGGCTCGGGCGACGCCTGCGCACCCTCGCGCGGCCCGTGGATGACAGCCCAGTTCAACACCACCAACGGTGCCTTAGGCCTCAACTATGAGCTGCACTCCTACGAGGCTGCCGCGCTGCTGGGTATGCGTGTGGTCGTGGTGGACTATATCGGGCTGGGCACCCCAGGTGCCCACACCTACGTTTTGCACGACGAAGAGGCACACGCCGTCCTCGACGCCGCCCGCGCCGTTGTACCCGCAGGCGACCCCATCGCCTTCTACGGCTACTCCCAAGGCGGCGGCGCAGCAGCCGCCGCCGCAGAGCTCGCCCCCAGCTACGCCCCCGAACTCAACATCAAAGGCACCTACGCCGGCGCACCCCCAGCCGACCTACTCGCCACCCTCGACGGAGTAGACAACTCCGCTATCACTGCCGTACTCGGCTACGCTGCTAACGGATGGGGCGAGCGTTACCCCGAAATTCGGGACTACTTCTCCTCTCATGCCAACCAACAGGGCCGACAGTTCTTCGCCGCCACATCTGATTCCTGTATCACCGTCGACGCGCTTCGCTGGCAAGGCACTCATACTGCGACACTAACAACATCCGGTGAAAGCCTTGGAACGCTTTTGCGCAACGACCCGCGAATGACCAAGCTCTTTGTCGATCAGCACCTTGGCACCGTCGCCCCTCCCACTCCGATCATGGTCTCCACACCCGGAAACGACGACCTCGTCCCGTCCGGACAGGTAACCCAGCTCGCACGTGATTATTGCGCCGCCGGTGCGCAAGTGACCTACCTCAATGAGAACATCCCTCCGCTTAGCCCCGGCACCAAGCTCGGCGCCAACCACGCCGCCGGTGTCCTTACGCAGCTTGGCGGATCTTTCATGTGGATACTTGACCGCTTCAACGGCGTGCCCATGCAGTCGAACTGCGGCACCTTCTAG
- a CDS encoding lipase family protein — translation MPPAPCCAPSPPPHLLNVLGPDFPGHAKRFLYTSTTVHGEPVATSGFVIEPANPWRGQGPTPTVVFGPATRSSADACAPSRGLFLTTQVDPANLAWGTNFELGAYEAAALLGMRAVVTDYIGLGAPGAHTFALHDEEAHAMLDAARAIVPAGDPIAFYGYSQGGGAAAAAAEKQPSYAPELNVKGTFAGAPPADLLATLDGVDRSAITAVIGYAANGWSERFPEIGGAIADNTNDRGRQFVESTSHSCLFDDALRWGGTNTATLTTNGSSVGDVLASYPDVAQHFIDQRLGQVVPPTPIMVTTPGGDDVVPTEQVTQLAHEYCAAGGQVTYLNENIPALTPGSSFKPGANHVAGVFTELVPSFNWIMDRFNGVPVRSNCGTF, via the coding sequence GTGCCCCCGGCACCCTGCTGCGCACCCAGCCCGCCCCCCCACCTGCTCAACGTCTTAGGCCCGGACTTCCCTGGCCACGCGAAGCGGTTCCTCTACACCTCCACCACCGTCCACGGCGAGCCGGTGGCCACCTCTGGCTTCGTCATCGAACCTGCCAACCCGTGGCGCGGGCAGGGCCCGACCCCCACCGTAGTCTTCGGCCCGGCAACCCGCAGCTCGGCTGACGCCTGCGCCCCGTCGCGCGGGCTGTTTTTGACCACCCAGGTAGACCCCGCCAACCTGGCGTGGGGGACAAATTTTGAGCTCGGTGCCTACGAAGCCGCCGCCTTACTCGGCATGCGCGCCGTCGTCACCGACTATATCGGCCTGGGCGCCCCGGGCGCCCACACCTTCGCCCTGCACGACGAAGAGGCGCACGCGATGCTCGACGCGGCCCGCGCCATCGTTCCAGCCGGCGACCCGATCGCGTTCTACGGCTACTCCCAGGGCGGCGGCGCGGCTGCGGCCGCGGCGGAGAAACAGCCTTCCTACGCCCCGGAACTCAACGTCAAGGGCACCTTCGCCGGCGCTCCGCCGGCGGACCTACTCGCCACCCTCGACGGCGTGGATCGCTCCGCCATTACCGCCGTGATCGGCTACGCCGCCAACGGCTGGAGCGAGCGCTTCCCCGAGATCGGCGGGGCGATTGCGGATAACACGAACGATCGTGGGCGGCAATTCGTCGAGTCGACCTCCCACTCGTGCCTGTTCGACGACGCGTTACGCTGGGGTGGCACCAACACGGCGACGCTGACGACGAACGGCTCGAGCGTGGGAGATGTACTGGCGAGCTACCCCGACGTGGCGCAGCACTTCATCGACCAGCGCCTAGGCCAGGTCGTGCCGCCGACTCCGATCATGGTCACGACCCCCGGCGGCGACGATGTCGTCCCCACCGAGCAGGTCACGCAGCTCGCTCACGAGTACTGCGCGGCCGGTGGCCAGGTCACCTACCTCAACGAGAACATCCCGGCGCTGACCCCGGGCTCGAGCTTCAAGCCCGGGGCCAACCACGTCGCCGGCGTGTTCACCGAGCTCGTCCCCTCCTTTAACTGGATCATGGACCGCTTCAACGGCGTGCCCGTGCGTTCGAACTGCGGGACCTTCTAG
- the zupT gene encoding zinc transporter ZupT translates to MTPGVPIEADSVTIAFAITLFAGISTGIGGLLVALKSNPTNRFLAGSLGFSTGVMVYISLVELLPSGIDGLGEVVGAAGPVYGVAAFFAGVVLIAVIDRLVPEPINPHEVPSAGTADRARSVMMRAGALTGVAIAVHNFPEGFATFISALGDPKVALPIAVAIAIHNIPEGVAVAVPLREATGKKWAAAGWATASGLAEPLGAAAGFLLLMPFMGPATLGLSFAAVAGIMVFISFDKLLPSAVATGQHHFYVYGVMGGMAVMAASLIVLN, encoded by the coding sequence ATGACGCCAGGAGTTCCCATCGAGGCCGACTCGGTCACAATCGCGTTCGCTATCACCCTCTTCGCCGGCATCTCCACCGGCATCGGGGGCTTGCTCGTGGCGCTGAAGTCGAACCCGACTAATCGCTTCCTTGCCGGTTCCCTCGGGTTTTCCACAGGCGTGATGGTCTATATCTCCCTCGTCGAGCTCCTCCCCAGCGGCATCGACGGGCTCGGTGAGGTAGTCGGCGCGGCGGGCCCCGTCTACGGTGTGGCGGCGTTTTTCGCCGGCGTCGTCCTCATCGCCGTGATCGACCGTCTCGTCCCCGAGCCGATCAACCCGCACGAGGTCCCCTCCGCCGGTACCGCCGATCGGGCCCGCTCCGTGATGATGCGCGCAGGGGCGCTCACCGGCGTGGCCATCGCGGTCCACAACTTCCCAGAGGGGTTTGCTACCTTCATCTCCGCGCTCGGCGACCCGAAGGTCGCGTTGCCGATTGCGGTGGCGATCGCGATACACAACATCCCCGAGGGCGTGGCGGTAGCGGTGCCGCTGCGGGAAGCGACGGGAAAGAAGTGGGCCGCTGCGGGGTGGGCCACCGCTTCGGGCCTGGCCGAGCCGCTCGGCGCAGCTGCGGGCTTCTTGCTGCTCATGCCCTTTATGGGGCCGGCGACCTTGGGGTTATCCTTCGCTGCGGTGGCGGGCATCATGGTGTTTATTAGCTTTGACAAGCTCCTCCCGAGCGCGGTGGCCACGGGCCAGCACCACTTCTACGTCTACGGTGTAATGGGCGGTATGGCAGTGATGGCGGCGAGCCTCATTGTGCTGAACTAG
- a CDS encoding DUF4236 domain-containing protein, whose amino-acid sequence MGIYYRKKHKVGRNSWLNLSGSGASVSTKVGPVTVNSRGGLWLNLPGGLNYRGRWK is encoded by the coding sequence ATGGGCATCTATTACCGCAAGAAGCACAAGGTGGGGCGCAACTCCTGGCTTAACCTCTCCGGTTCCGGCGCGTCCGTTTCCACCAAGGTCGGCCCCGTCACCGTCAATTCGCGCGGCGGGTTATGGCTCAACCTTCCCGGCGGCCTGAACTACCGGGGCCGCTGGAAATAG